The proteins below are encoded in one region of Apium graveolens cultivar Ventura chromosome 4, ASM990537v1, whole genome shotgun sequence:
- the LOC141718611 gene encoding uncharacterized protein LOC141718611, producing MFFVYGSGGCGKTFLWKTLCSRFRSEGKIVLPVAGSRIAATLLPGGRIAHSRFKIPLKLDQSSIVGIKHGTDIAELMQHTSLIIWDEAPMQHCYAIEAVDRSLRDIMAAVDVERGRRPFGCITVVFGGDFRQILLVLPKAGRAKIVNASFNKSRLWKSCKVFLLSQNMRLRSGNSEARNKVIADFSKWQLEIGDGKVECIDTHRADVETEFIVPDEYVVKSPLKSPIKTLIDIIYPDFQNNLHS from the coding sequence ATGTTTTTTGTTTACGGGAGCGGTGGATGCGGTAAAACGTTTCTTTGGAAAACTCTTTGTTCACGTTTTCGATCAGAAGGAAAGATTGTTCTTCCTGTTGCAGGCTCAAGAATTGCTGCTACACTTCTTCCTGGTGGACGAATAGCTCATTCTAGGTTTAAGATACCGCTTAAATTAGATCAGAGTTCTATTGTTGGAATAAAACATGGTACCGACATTGCAGAGTTGATGCAGCACACAAGTCTTATAATATGGGATGAAGCTCCAATGCAGCATTGCTATGCAATCGAAGCCGTGGACAGAAGCTTGCGAGACATAATGGCTGCCGTTGATGTAGAACGAGGAAGAAGACCCTTTGGTTGTATTACAGTTGTTTTTGGAGGCGATTTTCGACAGATATTACTTGTTCTGCCTAAGGCTGGAAGGGCTAAAATAGTGAATGCATCATTCAACAAATCCCGGCTTTGGAAATCTTGCAAGGTCTTTCTTCTCAGTCAGAACATGAGATTACGTTCAGGTAATTCTGAAGCTAGAAATAAAGTAATAGCTGACTTTAGTAAATGGCAACTTGAGATTGGAGATGGAAAAGTTGAATGCATTGATACTCATCGTGCAGATGTTGAAACTGAGTTTATAGTTCCTGATGAATATGTTGTCAAGAGTCCCTTGAAAAGTCCCATTAAAACCCTAATTGACATTATATATCCAGATTTTCAGAATAACTTGCACTCATAG